cgtaaagaaatataagagcgtttagatcacagtgatctaaacgctcttatatttctttacggagggagtactaaactaatataagacgttttagatCACCACGGGAGTATAAGTTAAGAGATGAGACGAAGAACAGAGAAGAATGGAGCGCGAGCAAAACCCTGTCTGATGCAATTCCCACCATAGATCACCGTCTTCATTGCTCTCTACACCCCGTAGCCTATCGAAAACTAACTCTGCTGCAGGTCATGCACATGGAGTACTACGTTATGTGTGCCACGCGCTCCACGTTCGACTCCGTGAAGCTCCACGAGATAGGGGAGGGCAACAACAGGCCCATGGTCGAGCTGCAAAAGAATGACTGAATAAAGACAAGAATGCGCCTATATGGCGGTACAGGTTCAGCAAAGCTAGAAGCAGGTAAATAGATGTTTGGACACTGAGGTGATATGGAAATCAGTCACATGCAGAAACGTATCGAGTTCACTAGCTTGGTGAGCTATTTTCTACTCGCTCATGGCTGATGACCTGTGACGCGGATTGTTCAGTACAGTACACTATTCTTTGAAAGTGTTCCATGGCAAATCGAGTGATACAACTGCAAATCCCGAAGACGTTTTCATCCAGCACAACACAAGCTGTATCCATGGCAAATTgtgcgacacacacacacacagtctTGGGCGGTTCAGCAGCAGTCGTCCAAAAACTTTGGTAGGGTTTTGATCAAGCTCGAAGCTGCTCATAGTCATAGTGGGCTCCAAGATAATGAACAAACCACAGTTCAACACTGTAATGAACACCAGTGATTAAACCATTGGGATTTGGGGAAGGATCCTTCATGCCACGGATGCTTGGAGAGAACGAGGCGATGTTGGAGCAGTGGACATCAATGATCATCAACCATTAAGGGAGGAGATGCGTCAGGAATGGAGGTCATAGAGACCTTGCTTCCTTGTTGGTGACAGTTGGAGGTCGTTGAACTGAGTCTGGGGCGCTGGGGTGACCGGACAGAGGAGAGGCCATTGAGTAGTAGTCGACCGGTACATCTGCAGGATAGACGGCAACGAGTGGTAATGTTGATGAAATCTGGCCATTTGTTTCTTACCAAGAGAAGCAATGTACACATTTATTTTCCTTGGCCTGAATTGTATGAACTATTCGACAGATTGAGTGATAAGAGATTCGCTTGGTAATCTATATCAGGGGCGAAGTTATTTTGGTAGATCATCAGGCATACGAATGGCAGAGAATGGAAGAACACATTCGGTATACAATTTTAAGATTTTGTTTGGTTGTTTCTAGGCTGTGTTTGATAGTAAAGTATTAAAAAAATCAAAGTATTGAACACTACAACATTTTAGCATGTAGGTGTAAGATACCACAGTATTTTGAAGTATTGGGAATACTTTGAGCTGTTTGGTAGTGTTGTATATATTGACGCACCTAATAACTAGCTAGCCGTTTTCTACTTGCTTACCCTGTTACCCAAACCCAACGGCCATGCAAAAGGCCACCCATATGCACAAAGTCCGCAGCCAAACTGTCAACGACCATGCCCAAAGCTCGTCCTGCAGCTTACAAAGATGAGAAAAACCGTGAAGTGCGCTAGTCATCAACTCCTTCCTCTCAGTTACGGCGAGATGACTCTGACGTGCCGTCGGCTGGCCGGCACCGTAGCAGACACACGAAGAGAAGTAGGAGGAGCGGTGATGCAATCTTCATGAGGCAGCAGGAGGTTTCTTCCTCAGAAACCAAGGCATGCCAGCTTCATGCCACGGGCCTCCTTGAGAAGGGAACAGATGATTAAGCGTACTAGCCGTTTTTCATGGTCATCTCTTTATCTATCCACGGCAACCTGAGGGAGGGACGATCTTCTCGAGCGACGAGCGAGCGGCGGTGGCCTGGGAACGAACGAGGACGAAGAAACGTGTTCGTTTTTTCGCCTGCTCTGTTTTTTATAAAAAAGAGGTCCAGGGTTCTTTTTATTAGACAGAGAAAATACTGCATTTTGAGGAATACTGTAGTATTAATACTACAGTTTTTTGTGGAGACCAAACAGCTCAAAGTAATTAAAACCATAGTATTTAGAAAAACTATAGTATTCACAAAATACTTAGAAAATGCAGAGAATAAAATTTCTAGCCCCCCTCTTTGATATGGGCTTACACACAAACAAAGTGTGTATTGAATCTAACTGAATGGAAACAAACTCGACAACTCGCAGTCCTACCgttggggagggggggggggggggggggggggggggcgggggggcATTGATTCAATAAACACCACACTCGTGATCCTGTCACTAGGAATTCCGATTCCAATAGTTCGATTCAATAAGCTGACATCTCGCTCGATAACATGCTAAAAATCATTGAATGCGAAATATACAGAGGTTTTATTACCATGTCACTGACAAGAACCAGTGGTCATCAGGCGGTGGGCTTGCGGTGGAAGCCCTCGGAGGGGTCGAGCGGATCGGCGGGGGAAGGCAGCACCgcggtgacggcggcggcgggaggcccGACGGGAAGGCGCCGGGAGACCATCTCGTCGACCCTGGcgggttcgccggagaggagggcctCCACGGTGCCGTCGCGGCGGTTGCGGACCCAGCCGGCGAGCCCGAGCGCGCGGGCCGTCTCCACCGTCCAGTCGCGGAAGAAGACGCCCTGCACGCGGCCCTTCACCACGACCCGCACCGCCTTGGAGGGCGATTGCTGCGGGGGCGGCGGGTTGGCGGAGGCGGCAGTGGCCATGGCGCGGCGAGAGGCGGCGGGGACGAGGAGGCGGGAGGCCGTGGCCGTGGTAGAAGGGAACATTCTGGAGGAGTAGGTGTTCGGATTTCAGAGATGGTTCTCTTTCGAGTTCGAGAAGGGTTGCATCTGCAATAGCAAGAGGAATTTTGATCAAAAAAATAAAGGAAAATGTTATCTGGCGACCGTTCGCCACTGGGCTAACCCCAGCGAACGTTCTCCCTGCCGTCGCAAGAGTCCCGGCGCAGAGGCGACACCACGTAGGATCAGGATCACTGGTgtggtttttgtttttttagcgTAATAACATTATTCCTCAAATAACAGCAAGATCGTTTACATAATGGTGAAGAATAAAATCAGGGACGATGCTCTCCCACTCATTTACTAATGCTGAAACAGTGCTTTGCTAAACCATCAGCTATCAAGTTTGCCTCTCTACTACAATAATCAAAACTGATAGAAGCATAATCCATTGACATGAGGGAGCATTCTGCTATGATTGGGACGTCCACTCCCATGTAGGCATTAGGATCACTGGTGTGGTTTGTTGTTCAGATGCTTTCGGTGGACGCGTGGTTTTTCTTTTTCAAAAATTCGTGAGGCGAGGGGATCGAACCGACCATCACTGGGCTGAGAGGGCCTTTTGTGAATCTGGTGTGTTTAAGATGGCATATATATTTTTCAACCCCAAAATCCtgattttttttttattttctcaaATGACAGTTTTATTTTTTATAGCATGGTATTTTTATTATTGAGAGATGgacattttttatttttaatgGCATGGCAATTTTATTAACAATATGATGGAATCTTATCAACAATATAATGCTATTTTTATTATTGAGAGATGGCATTTTTATTTTTATGGCGTGATTAAGTGCATGTCATTTTTATTAACAATAGCTTGCATTTTTTATCAATAATAGGATGTCATTTTAGTTATTGAGAGAGTGGCATTTTTTCTGATAAATAGGATGACATTTTTTAATGTTTGAGAGGGtggaatttttttattttttaatggTAGGACAGTTTTACTTTTTAGGCTTGTCCAGATAAAAAATTAACTAGAGGATGGTAGTTTTATAAAGTAGCACGGTAATTTTTTTCAAagcatggcattttctcaattttATAATTTTGTGCTTATTATTTGTTCATGGCATTTTTATCCCGAGGATACCAGTTTAAAAGTTGTAGGATGGCAACTTTTTTTATAattttgtttattttttgttTATGCCATTTTTTCCCcgagtgttgaggatatagacctgggggtcacccgccaggagggccgggttactccaaggatcattaccagaagcccggagctaagtttcaggataatgggctagagatgggctgagacccggatatggcttaaagcccgtagttacaatcattgttatagtagacttgtagtgtaaggcaagtattgttttagagcccgagccggacactcttatgagccggccgggactctaagggctgctgggcgtcagcctccctatataaagggacgacccggcagcggtttggggacgacaacaatctctccgagagccgggataagtgtttagctccctggcgatcgtaaccctaatcaataacacctcgaactggacgtaggcttttaccttcaccgtaaggggccgaaccagtataaaccctcgtgttccttgtcccgcataaccccttcaagcttcctagttgcgatggctccacgactaagtcctagcccaaggacatctgccgtgacaattccacgacagttggcgcccaccgtggggcaagcgcacggtggatttgagttcttgaagggcagcttcgaagggctcaagggatacgctgtgggccggatgaccaagagtcgtcgcggcaggctctacatcgacgacgcggactggggccccgacgccggctcagtggagtacgggtaccgggtcccctttggcggaattcatgtcttcattggcaaggttggtgagccgggccgcgagccgggtctctgcgccgatctcatcgaaacggctcagcgcgcacgacccgcccgggcccggcctgccttaaaacgcgcttttgtgggatgcatccatggaaggccctccgatccatctgggtctggggatgaggcggccgccggctctgacggcgagtcggccgctgatgagtcaaactcgttgtaccaacttcaagacggcaggctcatgagttattccgatggcaacagtattccggacctttttgagccgccaagtcaggtcggagttttcatggctggtgcgcagcctgttcagaaccccgctaccggatcagaaaacccggagccttccccggctcaggtgctgatggatctcacagataagatgacggccttgttaactgccacggttgacccgacagatcaagcccagcatgaagcggaggtggcacagttaaaattggatctgatgaaagcaaaagaggatcttgcagcagaagggatcaggctggcgacggagcgggcggctctcgacgcccggactcagttgattcaggcgcagtccttccaactcacgatggatcagaacgcggccaacgaggtcatgagaaggaggcatcagaaggcccagtctcgactcccgccggtttacgatccgcgcaatctattcaacacgccgggtgcgggatccagtaacccaccaggggtcattgcgcccgggtcgggaccccttattcagccactagtaatggggcctccccaggcgccccctgccccgcctcagtatgtgccaatacccccgggtcattacgataacccgctggagaacatggtagctgcggcagcacgactggcggctcttcccgttgacggcaattctccggcagccgttgaaacccgccgggtcagggaactcctgcagacggccctagcgcagcaagaggcgtactcctacagccgggacaggatccactcaactcctcgcccaggccagagcccgagttacagccggcacatggtctcggcgaccggctcaagtaatgtccgacgccatggcccggctcatgttggaaccttctacgccgcagaccaagcacggcaagaggcggagcaggtgccgcaattgacggcttatcagacccccccggcttatccaacggcgtccgttgatgtgggtatttctaccaggaccgggggtgtcccttgtttggtgccggccatccgtaatgaacgtctacctaaggatttcaagggccctaggaaggtgcctaactatacagctgacttacagcctgcggcctggattgaaagttatgagatggctatggaactgctagaggtaagcgaggcggccatggccaaatatttcaccatgatgttagatggaactgcccgcacgtggttaaaagggctgccaccgaactccattgggtcttggactgagctgaaggcccggttcgttcaaaacttcaaggatacctgtaggcagtctatgtcaattgtggatttgactaactgtaagcagcaggagggtgagtccacgacccattgggttcgccgggtcaaggagatcatacattcatcagataagatggacgccggctctgcagtcttgatgttagaacagaactgtcgttttgtgcccctaaagatgaagcttgggcggctaggctctcagcgaaagccggtgccgcctaacactttcctggatgtcctatataacccttcggttaagttgcctacagaggaggacttggctatccctgacccggaggcacgactggtggcggctcttcatatcataccagactggacaatgccatatctggcttatataacccggggagagttgcctgaggatgaaattctggccaggcaaataacccggcgggctaagtcaatgattgttatcgatggcgagttgcatcatcgcagtgtttcaggggcattccagcgttgtatctcccctgaggaaggtcaagagatcttgcgcgagatccatgaaggggattgtggccatcatgccggttcaaaatctcttgtggccaaggctttccgtcatggtttttattggctgacggctcacgctgatgcagaggacttggtcagtaaatgtgatggctgccaaaggttctcccgacgggctcatgtgccggctcaggaattgaggatgatcccgatcacttggccctttgcggtctgggggcttgatatggtcgggccttttaaacggtccaaggataagaagacccacctcttggtggcagtggacaaattcacgaagtgggtggaagctgagccagttagcaagtgtgatgcagccacggcggttcaatttatgaaaaaggtgatcttccgcttcggctttccacacagcatcataacagacaatggcactaatctgtccaaaggcgctatggaggagttttgtcaaagagagcatatccggcttgatgtctcttcggtggcacacccccaatccaatggtcaagctgagagagctaacc
This sequence is a window from Aegilops tauschii subsp. strangulata cultivar AL8/78 chromosome 7, Aet v6.0, whole genome shotgun sequence. Protein-coding genes within it:
- the LOC109740881 gene encoding uncharacterized protein produces the protein MFPSTTATASRLLVPAASRRAMATAASANPPPPQQSPSKAVRVVVKGRVQGVFFRDWTVETARALGLAGWVRNRRDGTVEALLSGEPARVDEMVSRRLPVGPPAAAVTAVLPSPADPLDPSEGFHRKPTA